A region from the Drosophila takahashii strain IR98-3 E-12201 chromosome 2L, DtakHiC1v2, whole genome shotgun sequence genome encodes:
- the yellow-b gene encoding protein yellow, translated as MLRFSCGLLLLWAVSSLGNDNLRVAYEWREMDFKYDSPDQRWSAIERGEFKPANVIPFGLEVAGHRLFVTLPRWRAGVPASLAYLDLNDTSSKSPVLQPYPSWQAHSLQEAEPELVSPFRVRADRCGRLWVLDSRISGVLEQTKIYGAAQLLVYDLHNDDLLRRHILPAGQLKQGSLLANLAVEDSDCENTYAYAADLGSPGLVVYSWKDQESWRVQHHFFHPDPMAGNFSINGIEFQWDDGLYGLALSKPLETGYSTLYFHPLCSTAEFSVDTAILRNKTLATSAMIYREFKVLGSRGPNTQAGAEFLDPATGVLFYALPNLNEVACWRTATDFSHSSQSRIFRSNDTLVFPSDIKVDDQQRLWVLSNKLPVFIYDELHYSINFRILTASVKEAIENTACEIRTSPLPDVINKLGDILNTNIKVKVNSAASLGKLSSLMIVGLCLLMSFRI; from the exons ATGCTGCGCTTTAGTTGTGGACTGCTCCTTCTGTGGGCGGTTTCTTCCCTGGGAAACGACAATCTTCGCGTGGCCTACGAGTGGCGGGAAATGGACTTCAAGTACGACAGCCCCGACCAGCGATGGTCGGCCATCGAGAGGGGCGAGTTCAAGCCGGCCAATGTGATACCCTTTGGCCTGGAGGTCGCCGGCCACCGACTCTTCGTCACTTTGCCCAGATGGCGGGCCGGAGTGCCGGCCTCGTTGGCCTACCTTGATCTTAATG atACATCCAGCAAGAGTCCCGTCCTGCAGCCCTACCCAAGTTGGCAGGCTCACAGTCTCCAAGAAGCCGAGCCCGAGTTGGTTTCTCCATTCCGCGTGCGAGCCGATCGGTGCGGACGCCTCTGGGTGCTGGACTCTCGGATCTCTGGGGTCCTGGAGCAGACGAAGATCTACGGGGCAGCCCAACTGTTGGTCTACGATCTGCATAACGATGATCTGCTGAGACGGCACATCCTGCCCGCCGGTCAGTTGAAGCAGGGATCTTTGTTGGCCAATCTGGCGGTTGAGGACTCCGATTGTGAGAACACCTATGCCTACGCAGCCGATTTGGGCAGTCCCGGCCTGGTGGTTTACTCGTGGAAGGACCAGGAGTCGTGGCGAGTCCAGCATCATTTCTTCCACCCCGATCCGATGGCCGGTAACTTCAGCATCAATGGCATTGAGTTCCAGTGGGATGATGGCTTATATGGTCTTGCTCTGTCGAAGCCTCTGGAAACGGGCTATTCCACCTTGTACTTCCATCCACTTTGCTCCACGGCGGAGTTCTCGGTGGATACGGCGATATTGCGGAACAAAACATTGGCCACATCGGCGATGATATATCGGGAGTTTAAAGTTCTGGGTTCGAGGGGACCGAACACTCAGGCTGGAGCGGAGTTTTTGGATCCTGCCACCGGTGTCCTTTTCTACGCGCTGCCCAATCTAAATGAAGTTGCCTGCTGGCGCACAGCCACCGATTTCAGTCACAGTTCTCAGAGTCGCATCTTCAGGAGCAACGACACTTTGGTATTCCCCAGTGACATCAAGGTGGATGACCAGCAGCGTCTTTGGGTTCTTTCCAATAAGCTACCCGTCTTCATCTACGACGAATTGCATTACTCCATTAATTTCCGCATTTTAACTGCCAGTGTTAAGGAGGCCATTGAGAATACAGCCTGCGAAATTAGAACTTCCCCGCTGCCGGATGTGATCAACAAACTTGGGGATATACTGAACACGAATATCAAGGTGAAGGTGAATTCAGCTGCTTCCCTGGGGAAACTGAGCTCCCTGATGATTGTGGGCTTGTGTTTGCTGATGAGCTTTAGGATCTAG
- the ppk17 gene encoding acid-sensing ion channel 1A, translated as MGYWSETRAWIFRDPAKLIRYLVLFACCIVVIVQLYECFAKLYDPPISTHSYYSLNETIEMPAVTICREPPYKEEVLTRLSGGACPHPKYATCWMNYPFGEISLEEFFENSTHDMGDTFVFYGLNENPNNVVMNTSLHFYMGRCYTLRPKEPAKRVSRAVGYSLMLEHSMLTTSTSDVETGGVGWHVFIHDNKENFTEINMKGSGRVEYVFVSVNEEIEIKLQTQYFSNVQTRQEACSNDEDYSDLKCGEQCIWQDLADNMQCSGPWMHEIASEPCNDSVSMRKLISDYKDVYENEDDFDCDCIQPCQSRIYTTFIQNRKTFNQPEPRTQIYIYYTTKLISMIEERPSYDTTQFIADVGGSLGFLLGLSVLGLIGILEHMTLFFCGGFIKKMQQKEQAKLAANSEDGQSQTSDETIDIAIVYKKKEKQEKKQTKY; from the exons ATGGGTTACTGGTCGGAGACTCGGGCCTGGATCTTCCGTGATCCCGCCAAGCTCATCCGCTATTTGGTACTCTTCGCCTGCTGCATCGTGGTTATTGTCCAGTTGTACGAGTGCTTCGCCAAGCTCTACGATCCGCCCATTTCCACGCATTCCTACTACAGCCTAAACGAAACCATTGAAATGCCTGCAGTCACCATATGTCGGGAGCCACCCTATAAGGAGGAGGTGCTAACG CGCCTTTCCGGCGGTGCCTGTCCGCATCCAAAGTATGCCACCTGCTGGATGAACTATCCTTTTGGGGAAATATCTCTGGAAGAGTTCTTCGAAAATAGCACGCACGATATGGGCGACACTTTTGTATTTTACGGACTGAACGAAAATCCAAATA ATGTGGTTATGAACACCAGtctacatttttatatgggTCGCTGCTATACCCTTAGGCCCAAGGAACCCGCCAAGAGAGTATCGAGAGCGGTGGGCTACTCCCTAATGCTGGAACATTCCATGTTGACCACTTCCACCAGCGATGTGGAAACAGGTGGTGTGGGTTGGCATGTCTTTATACACGACAACAAGGAGAATTTTACAG AAATCAATATGAAGGGTTCGGGGCGTGTGGAATATGTTTTTGTAAGCGTAAATGAGGAAATTGAGATCAAGCTTCAAACGCAGTACTTCTCCAATGTCCAGACTCGACAAGAGGCTTGTTCCAATGATGAGGATTACAGTGACTTAAAG TGTGGTGAGCAGTGCATCTGGCAGGATTTGGCTGATAATATGCAGTGCTCGGGACCTTGGATGCATGAAATTGCGAGTGAGCCCTGCAACGACTCGGTTTCCATGAGAAAATTAATATCGGACTATAAGGA TGTTTATGAAAATGAGGATGACTTTGACTGCGACTGTATTCAGCCCTGCCAATCGAGAATCTACACAACCTTCATACAGAACCGCAAGACCTTCAACCAACCAGAGCCCCGCACCCAAATCTATATATACTACACAACCAAACTGATATCG ATGATTGAAGAGCGTCCCAGCTATGACACCACACAATTCATAGCAGATGTGGGTGGTTCCCTGGGATTTCTGCTGGGCCTGTCTGTCCTGGGGTTGATTGGAATACTAGAACAC ATGACCCTCTTTTTCTGCGGCGGATTCATTAAGAAGATGCAGCAGAAGGAGCAGGCCAAGTTGGCCGCGAACTCCGAGGATGGTCAGTCCCAAACCAGCGATGAAACCATCGATATAGCCATTGTCtataaaaagaaggaaaaacaggAGAAAAAGCAAACTAAATATTGA
- the BuGZ gene encoding BUB3-interacting and GLEBS motif-containing protein ZNF207 encodes MGRKKKKASKPWCWYCNREFDDEKILVQHQKAKHFKCHICHKKLYTGPGLSIHCMQVHKETVDKVPNSLPNRSNIEIEIFGMDGIPAEDLRDHERQKNGGKSDSDDDEPVAKKKVEYAMSVPPPMMMPPNMMPPHMLGQYGMGMMQHMPPLPPYPVPMMPHMMPPRPLFPAAMATTSAAAAAAAAHHHHAAAMAQQKPTFPAYSNATISAPPTTNHAGGASSAPPSGPPDAQPHQQRPPAPPAASGAAGAAVTTKIMHPQEDLSLEELRARQPKIQARLAAAMAALANPQSRKSPSNNGGASAPMPATPPPPSLAGISPTGSNSSSGMANAIVVSTAMSKAQETAALVAVAQAQAQAHAQVAQAQAQAQAQAQAQAQAQAVVQAQVQAAHVAHAVAAQQQAVQQQQQQQQQQQQSAVQQQQQQQQAVAQQQHAAAQQQQVKQLEELNRAVMLQRFQAARQPANPGAAAAAAAAAAVGMMPLPGHMQLMQPMLRPAMAIGPHGALIGGNMLRAAGGHGFNGMPAGLLPMQIGLPGMPGALPAGAMAMPGMGVMLPGHPNMLQMMQPRFR; translated from the exons ATGGGacgcaagaagaagaaggcctCCAAACCCTGGTGCTG gtACTGCAACCGAGAGTTCGACGATGAGAAGATCCTGGTGCAGCACCAGAAGGCCAAGCACTTCAAGTGCCACATCTGCCACAAGAAGTTGTACACCGGACCGGGGCTCTCCATCCACTGCATGCAGGTGCACAAGGAGACGGTGGACAAGGTGCCCAACTCGCTGCCCAATCGCTCAAACATTGAGATCGAAATCTTCGGCATGGACGGCATTCCGGCCGAGGATCTCAGGGATCACGAGCGCCAGAAGAATGGCGGAAAGTCGGACTCGGACGATGATGAGCCGGTGGCCAAGAAGAAGGTGGAAT ATGCCATGAGCGTACCGCCGCCCATGATGATGCCCCCGAACATGATGCCGCCACACATGCTCGGCCAATATGGCATGGGCATGATGCAGCACATGCCGCCACTGCCTCCGTATCCAGTGCCCATGATGCCGCACATGATGCCGCCGCGTCCCCTGTTTCCAGCCGCCATGGCCACCACCTCGGCGGCAGCCGCTGCGGCGGCGGCCCACCATCACCATGCCGCCGCCATGGCCCAGCAAAAGCCAACATTTCCAGCGTACAG TAATGCTACCATAAGTGCTCCGCCCACCACCAATCATGCTGGTGGCGCATCCAGCGCACCACCAAGTGGTCCGCCCGATGCCCAGCCACATCAGCAGCGACCGCCGGCTCCGCCCGCCGCCAGCGGAGCTGCCGGCGCCGCTGTGACCACCAAGATCATGCATCCGCAGGAGGACTTGAGTCTGGAAGAGCTGCGCGCCAGGCAACCGAAGATACAGGCGCGACTGGCTGCCGCTATGGCCGCCCTGGCGAATCCACAGAGTCGGAAAAGTCCCAGCAACAATGGCGGTGCCTCCGCGCCGATGCCCGCCACCCCGCCGCCCCCCTCGCTGGCCGGGATCTCGCCCAcgggcagcaacagcagcagtggcATGGCTAACGCGATTGTCGTCTCCACAGCCATGTCGAAGGCCCAGGAA ACCGCCGCTCTAGTAGCCGTGGCACAGGCTCAGGCTCAGGCGCACGCCCAAGTGGCCCAAGCTCAAGCTCAAGCTCAGGCCCAGGCTCAAGCCCAAGCTCAGGCGCAGGCCGTGGTCCAGGCACAGGTGCAAGCAGCCCATGTGGCACACGCTGTGGCAGCCCAGCAGCAGgcggtgcagcagcagcagcagcaacaacaacagcagcaacagtcggcggtgcagcagcagcagcaacaacagcaggcgGTAGCTCAGCAACAACATGCGGCagctcagcagcagcaggtgaaGCAACTGGAGGAACTGAATCGGGCTGTGATGCTCCAGCGCTTTCAGGCTGCCCGACAGCCGGCAAATCCTGGCGCTGCGGCAGCGGCTGCGGCGGCCGCAGCCGTCGGCATG ATGCCGCTACCTGGTCACATGCAGCTGATGCAGCCGATGCTGAGACCGGCCATGGCCATCGGTCCCCACGGAGCCCTCATCGGCGGGAATATGCTGAGAGCAGCCGGTGGGCACGGATTCAACGGCATGCCTGCAG GCCTGCTGCCCATGCAGATTGGATTGCCGGGAATGCCGGGCGCCTTGCCAGCCGGAGCGATGGCGATGCCCGGAATGGGCGTGATGCTGCCGGGACATCCCAACATGCTGCAGATGATGCAGCCGCGCTTCAGATGA